TGGGAACGTGCTGCTGGGGGCCCACGGCTTCACCTTCCTCTCGGAGTAAGGGACCAGGGGTGGGGGGCAAGGGTgctggaggaaagaagggagggaagagtggCTCAAGCACACAGCAGAGGCTCAGCAATGCCAGCTGGATAAAGGAGGGGCAGAAGGgaaggtggaggcaggaaggagtggCAGGGCCTGGACTGGCCTCTGGGAGGCACTGGGGGGCGGGGGACATTGGTTGCACccagcccaccccctccccagggcagagATCTGGAGTTTCTACCCCAGCAAGTTCATTCAGAGGGACAATCTGCAGCGGTTCCACATCCTCAACACGCTCTTCAACCTGCCTGGTGAGGGCTGGATGAGGGGTATGGGGAGGTGGTCCTCAAGGGCTCAgctctggctggggtgggggggtgggaatCCCTGGGCCAGTGGCTGACTAGCCCCTCCACCCAAGAAACCTACCTCTACGCCTGCCTGGTGGACTTCTTCTCCGGCTGCTCCCGTTACACCAAGTGAGTCCCGtaccctgcccagccctgggtgACCAACAGGACACTGCCACTGCCCAGGCCAAGCCCCAATGTGGGGGCCCCACCAAGGGCCAGAGGCCCCTCCTGAGAGGTTTGAGGGGATCCAGGATCTCAGTGGGGAAGCCTTCAGTGCAGGGGGCCCCCCAACCTTGTAACCAGTGTCCCTCAAGGGATAACCCTCAGCACAGGGTGACACCCCTCCCAGGATGGCTGGGACATAAGCCTAGTGTGGCTGGAAGGGTCACTGTGGTAAGGGCTTGAGGCTTGCTGGTCGCCTCAGGCACCCTTATCAGCCTCCCCTGTCCCCTTGGCCTGCTCCAGTTGTGACACCGGCTATCAACATGGGAACCTTTTCATGTCCTTCCGAAGCCTCTTCCAGGATGTGACTGACGCCATGGATAACATCCACCATTCAGTGAGTGGCCCAGAACCCCTGACCTGTCTGCCCTCAGCAATCCTGGGCCAacccccaggcctccagccccacAGAGTTTCCATTCCTCTTCCTGCTGAGGACTGTGATCGGCCTCCCCTCACCTTGAATGCAGGCATGTGGGCaggtgtgcacacatgcacacacacacacacagctctgctccttcctgcagGGCTGTCTCAAGGAGAAGACCCTGGAGGACTTGGAGAAATACGTGGAGAAGGATGTGAGTGACTATAGACCAGGGTCATGACCAGGTCTGTCCCTTTGTGCCACTCCTCCCCAGGGCAGTGGcgctgctcttccttctctggccTCCTTCCTCAAGATTTGGACAGGGCTCTGTAGCCTGGCCTGGTCCATGGGCATTCCTGCCTGGCTTGGAGCCCCCTGCTGGGAGGCTGAGACCTGAGAAGGGGACCCCAGTGCAGCTCTGGGCGGCCCCACCCCTGGAAATTGCTTCTATTTCCTCCACAGGCACGAATCCCCATCCTGCTGGGCAAGATGAAGGAGGTTGGGAAAGTGTTTCTGGCCACCAACAGCAGCTACAACTACACTGACGTGCGTGTGTGTATGGAAGGATGGGGCCCTTGGCCTCCGAGCCCAGAGAACTGCCTCCTTCCTGgccctggggaaactgaggccccataGGAAacagtgaggggtggggaggaacaAAGACCCTATTATCCTGTGGTTGGCATTTTGGGTTCCATTTCTAGGCGTTTCCATGTCTCAGGAAAATGAGCAATTTTCTCACCATTTTGTTGCTGCAGTCCCCAGTGTGTCTTGTGGTCCCCAGTGTGTCCTGCGGGGtgagagcagaggcaggcagTGACCTTAGCTCAGCCCAGCCAACTGCTCTGACCCTTGCCCTGTCCCTTCCAGGCCATCATGACCTACTTGTTTGGCGTTGGTGAGGTGAGCACCACGTGCCTGGCTGGGGTGAGCTGTGCCAAGGGCAGGGAGGGCCAGGGTCTCTCTGATGTCTGCCCTCCCCTGGAGGGAAAACCAAGTATGTGGGAGGGGTTATTTCACATGAGTGGACCTCGCTGGAACCTCCCCAGTGAGTGGGAGGCCAGTGACCTCAGCCAGGCCATGCGAGGAACCGGGAGGGATTGGGAAGGCCACTTACTGCCTCAGGGAAGGCCATGAAGTGGCAATCAGATGTTTGGGGAGGGGCTCTGCACCTGTGACCAGGTGTCACATGCTTGTCACAGGGCAAGTGAGTGAATGAGCGAGCAGGGCTCTACCTTGGTGACTGTGCTTGTGTCACGTGTCCCTGGGTCTCTGACTGCCCTGAGGAGCTCTAGAGGCTGACACAGAGCCCTCACAATAGCCTACACCGGCCTCCAAACGTACCTGTGAGCACTTCCTCGTGCCGGCATGGTTGGGGATTCTGGGGAGACAGTCCCTCTGGTTCTCGAGCCTGGGGATGGCTCATCCATCTGGGAGGCAGGACCAGGGCACCTGGACGGGCTGGAGAAGGGCTGGCAAGCTCTCAGTCCAGAGCGTGGCTGAGCTTGGGCTGGCATCCGGGGCAGAGGACGGGTGACCTGGCTGAGGACCTGTGAACTGTGTCGTGGTCAGATTTTTGAGACTGAGTGAGTGTGTCTGCACATGCTCCCCATGCCTGCCCCACTAGGCCAAGGCCTCAGCCAGGCCCTGGAGGTCCTACTTCGACCTGATTGTGGTGGACACGCACAAACCCTGCTTCTTTGCGGAGGGAACGGTGCTGAGACAGGTCAACACGGTAATGGCAGGGGCTGAGGCCACGTCCACCTTGACCCATGGACTCtgttgtggggagggggctgcttcTCCAGCTTGATCTGCCCTTGGCAGCCATGGCTCTGCTGGTCTGTCTGTCCCCTGACGCCTTCGGGAgcctctgctgcctccttcctcccatGTCCCCATGGGTCCCCCTGCAGCTCCCAGCTAGACCAGGGCGCCCCTCTCCCCCCTCCAGGACTCAGGCAAGCTTCGCGTGGGCACCTACACAGGGCCCCACCAGCACTGTGCTGTCTACTCTGGAGGTACCAGCTCCCACACCACCCCAACCCTCCACAGGCACCCACCTTTGACTAGAAGCCCATGACTCCAAACTGCCCGCCAGGATGGGAAGGGCTGCAGGTGAGCCTGTCCTCTCATGCTGGGCAGGCTCATCAGACGTGGTGTGTGAGCTGCTTGGGGTGCGGGGGAAGGACATCCTGTACATTGGGGACCACATCTTTGGGGACATCCTCAAGTCCAAGAAGCAGCAGGGCTGGCGGACTTGCCTGGTGGTTCCTGAGCTGTCCCGGGAGGTGGACATCTGGGCCCAAGAGAAGGGTGAGCTGTGGGGGGATCAGGAACGGGCAGGGGGCACTGGCCACCAGTGCAGAGGACTGCCCCATCGTCATCTTCCCCTCTTTTCTGTGGGGGGTTAGTAGTGATCATGATAATATTATCTACTCTGTGGTTTATGAAAGTGgatctattttatacatgagtaaacagagacccagagaggttaagcggcttgcccaaagtcacacagccagaaggGGCAAAGCCGAGACTCAACTCCCCCCTTGAGGTGTTTCCGTAGTCTGAGGCTTCCTTCCTCACCCGACCctaccctccccaccctccctgagAACGGTCAGTGAGCAGAAGGTACCCTCTCCAACCTGGGAATGACTTGAAGTATCCTTGGGGTCAGGAGTTGCTGTGAGCCCAAACAATTCGAGTTTGTTCTAAGAGCTGGTTTTGAGTCAttgccgtgtgaccttgggcaggtcacctgACTCCCTGACCAGCTTCTTACCTGTCCCACAGGCTCTGCTGTCCCCGCTTTGCTCTGGGCAGTCTCACTTGGTGTAAGGAAGGGGCCAAGGAGGTTACACACACAGCCGGGGGGCAAAGACCCCTGGTGACCTCTTCACCCTCGCCACATGTCCGAGCTGGGCCTGGGGCAGAcgaaggtgggggcagggctgtcACTTACCCCTACTGTGCCCTGTTCATTTTTCAGAGCGGATGGAGTTGCTGAAAAGGCTGGACATGCACCTGGCAGACTTATACCAGTGAGAGCCCTGGCCTGCGGCCcctgctggggaggagagagggatagAGGGTGGTCGCCCATGTCCAGGCCTGGTAGTGAGGACCTGGCCAGGGCAGTCAGGAGATCAAGATCTGCTTCAGGCTGGGCTTCCCTAGTAACTTGAACTTTGGGACCCCTCAGACCTCCTTGGGACCATTCACACTATGACCTCTAGGCCCTTCCTCCTAACCCACGCAGCATGGACTCCGGGTGCCTACCCtcttgcacacatgcacacacccaacCCAGCGCCCACACTGGGGGCCCGTGGAGTGCTCCCTGACCCCTATGTGGTCTAGAGAGGTTGTGTCTGGAGCCTGGAAGCCCGGCGCCTCTTCCCCTGCGTCACATGGCCATTTTTGCACCAGGCACATGGATGGGAGCAGTCGTGGGCTGCAAGTTATCAACTCCACCAAGAGGGAGATTTGGGTAAGAGCGGGGTGCCaagtgaggaggggagggacTCAGCGGGAGTCGGGGATCGGGTGTGTGCCTCTGGGCTGCCTACCTGGATTTGGGCTGCCTGCTGGGACCTGCTCTGTCTCAGGTCCCTGGAGCCTAGTTACCTAATTCTCCCTGGCCTCAGTAGAGCTCCTCTTGTCCTTGTCAGTcagcgccctctgctggcctGTGTTCCAAATGACAGCAGTGTGCTTGCTCTTGAGGGGCTGAGTTCTGCCTGTGGGGTGATTTGTGGGGCTTGGCCCCTGTCCTTCCATCTCCACCATTACCACTCCTTGAGAAATGCCTGCCTGCCGGGTTGGGTCTTCATGTGACCGACTCTCCAGCTTTGATCCGTGTCTGGGGTCAGCCAGACAAGGGACCCGAGAAGATGAGATTTAGGGCTTGTGAGCTGATGGGtcctgggaaaaaaatgaaaggaagacaTCCCCTTGTGGCCTTACTGACTAGCCACCAAAGCTGGGAGATCCCCACAGGCCCTGTCCAGGGGATTCGGGTCGCTTGGCATTTCCAGGGCCAGATGGGACCAATAATGAAGGATTTTGCCAAGCCTTTTGGGGAGTATAAAGCCCTTGCATGCCCTTTGATCCTTCCACAGCCctgagaggtgggcagggcaagGATTGtcacctttattttacagatgaggaaatgaggctcagagaggggaaacaGCACACTATTGGTCACTCTGGGAGTAAATGTCTGGAGCAGTTCTCCAGCCTCTAAGAGCAGGGCCTGGGATGAGGTGGGGGCCTCCAGGGGGGCCAGAGTGGGGCTGGGTGTGTGGGCCTCTGCAAAGCCCTCTGTGGGGGCACCAGAGGGTACGTTATGCTGAGGGTTTAGTGCGGGCTAGTCACTCTCCGGGGCCAGGCAGGTGACTATGAGGAAAGCAGGGAGCGGGGCCCGTGGCAAAGTGGAGAGCTGCCCCACCTCCCAGAGCCCGGTGCTGGCTGAACAACACGTGTGTGGCCCCTGGTCTAAAGAATGAAGCTCCTTCCTACAGTGAGCAAAGGCCTCGAGGTCCCCAGGTGACAGACCAGGGTGGGTGGGATCGCCGTGGGTGATGCAGGTGCAGGTGGGATAGGATCTCGAGTCAGCGTGCTTCCCCTCTGCCAGAGAGTCACCCGGGAGCTGGACCTGTGCTACAGCACGATGGGCAGCCTGTTCCGCTGTGGTTTCCGCCAGACGCTCTTCTCCAGCCAGCTGACGCGCTACGCCGACCTCTACACGGCCACCTGCCTCAACTTCCTGCACTTCCCGCTCAGCTCGCTGTTCCTGGCAGCCCCAGAGCTGGTGGGTCCCTGCAGAACCTCCCTGGCACCCCTGACCCTCCGCCCCAGAACACCAGCCCTGCCAAGAGCTTTTGAGTTCACTAGACCCAATCTCCCGCCTCCAGACGCAAGTGGGTCAAGGCCTTGCAGATAACTGTCTGCACCGTAAAAAATGCACGGGAGGAGTCACGGTTATACAGATAAGATGCCGGGGATGTTTCCCTCATGCCCAACCTTAACTCCTACTTTAAAGTGAGACCACATTATCTCATTATTTCCTTAGGAGAAATGGTACCACTTGCAAGGAGGAAGGCTACAGTCCCTCTACCCTCAGTAAACACACTGTGACTTCAGAGGAAGTAGACCAAGCAGCAGAGATACAGTGAACGCTCCCGCGGATTTTCCTCTGGAAAACCTGGAGCTGCTCTTGGGTTAAGAGCAGGGAAGTGGAGGCAGCAATGATGCCACTGAGCAGTGCAGAGCTTCCCTGAGCATGCTCGTCATTCTCCCAACGAAGCATCATTATTTCCATCTTATAAGATGGAGCGTCTGAAGTCAAGGATCTGAACTTGAAACTAGTTCTCTGGGGCTTCCTGTCCCCTGCTTTCCTTGCCACTCTCAGCTGCGTTCCAGATGTTTGAGAGGGGAAAAACCATTTTCTGAGTGTCTCCTATGTTTCCTGCACTGGGCtgggcacatttttttttttaaaccattctgCTTAATGCTCAATATAACCCAGACAAGTAGGTTTCTTCAATATAACCCAGCCAAGTAGGTTTCTTTATCCTCGTTTTACCATTGGTGAGATGGAAGTGCAGAGGATCTAAGTAACTGCGGTCACACTGCTGCTAgacggcagagccaggatttgaacctttTGCTGTTGAACTCCAGGGCACGTGCTCTGTCCCCTGCACCACACTGCCACCCGCTGGGGGGAACCGAGCTGTCACTGTGCAGCCTCATTTCATCTCTGGGCTTTTAGATGAGCAGAGATGGAGAATTCCTGTTGGCAAAGCTGGGGGTCCGAGGCACAGTTATCTGTGCTGTTAGACATCATTGCTAAAGCAGAGAGCAGACAGATGAAAAAGCATCCCAAACCGTCAAggtgaaacatttaaagaaagctGACTTTCCCCAACCATGGTGGCCTGGCATTTGGGGGAAGTCAAGTCCATTTGTCAGAACCTTCCTTCTCTGGCTGACCCTCCTGGGCTCCCTCTTCTCCAGCATCATTGGGCAGAAAGCTGGCAGCTGTGGGCAGAGTGTGGAGCGTGTGGAGATGTCTGTGCATAACCGAGGATTCCTGGGAGGCCTTACCACAGATGGACTTACTCCATCTCCGTCTGCATTTGTCCCTACAGATGCCTCATGAGTCAGTTGTGGAGCAAGAACGGGCCAATCTGGATTgtgcctcccacctcctctcctacAGCCGGAAGGTGAGTTGCTGGGTGGTGTCAGGTCGATTTTCTctacagcagagctgggaggagccaCCTGGCTGTGGGCGAGGAGCTCAGTGACTTGTGGCCACCATAGTGTAATCATTCCTgggtatttaaaaatttttaaattatagagaCAATAATTATCTATGAATTTCAGTTCAGGATagaaaaggggaaattaaaatatttgtttttaaaacagtgCATTGGGTCTGATAGGGCCGAGAACCACTGCCTCTCAGCCCAGACTCACAGGTTCTGCTGAGCAGGGGTTAGCTGTCACGTTTCTTGCACTTCTCCAGACCACTTTTGGCTAATTCATCTGACAAACCCATTCCCACTCAGGGAGAGGTTGCAAAGCACACGCTCTCCCAAGCCAGGCTTCCTCTCCAGACAGCCTTTATAAAGACCATGAGTAGGGGCTCCTGCTTCGAGCCCTCTGTCACCTTGTGCTGCCTGACCTGTTTGGAATGAGACTCCAGCTTTCATGAGTGGCAGACTGAGCTTCTAGCCTGGTTTGGCATCTCCGAACCTGCATGAGGGTTCCTGTTTCTACCCTGGTATTTCTGgggctcaatttttaaaatgtccatctcATAGGTTCCCTTTAGCTGGGTTGTTCCAGGCTCAGTGCATTCTTTCATccatgtttactgagcacctcctgcATGCTCGACAATATAGAAACCAAATCATAAGCCAATGTACCCCTGCCAAGGAGCTCAAAATTCAAGTACATTAATAATCTTTCATCAGAGGTTTGCAACTGTTTTTCCATCCCAGCCCACCAGAGGGCTGCACACATTCTCATCAGTAAATGAGGGCTCTCCAGGGATGTGTGTGGTTTGACCGCTTTATCCCTCATCTCCATCCCAGTCCAGACTAGGGCATTTTGACACATTTTCTACCCCTGGTCGGGAGTCACTGTGTGAGCTTGGGAAGAAGGGCTCCATAATctgttatgttttgtttcttattaggctgagggcagagagagagacgaGGACCAGGAGGGATGCAACAAGGCTGACTGAGTCCCTGACTGAGCCCCAGACACGGGCTGGCATCACGGGTCATACTCTACTTGAGACATTTTTCAGATAACAGGAAAAgtatggaagagagaaaaagccaccATATTGAAATCTGAATTAACAGATTTGGAGCCTGAGAACACTTCTTTTAGGGAGGATGAAGGAGTACTGCTCTCATCCTAGAAGGCATCCCCCACGGCCTTTGAGCCATTCGGAAATGTGTGTAACAAGTGGAATTATTTTATCCAGTTGCCCTGAGCTGCACTGTTTTATGtccaattttatttctgtacatttttcaaaaatagtattTCTGTGCACTCTTGATTCTGTTACTAGTAATACCTAATTGGCTATAGATGACCTCATTAACTTCTTTCATTCCAGGTCACTAAAAAAGACAGTAAACGAGATAGCCCAAACGTCTTTGAACTTGATGTATACATgcattaaaacatataaaaagtcATACTCATGATTCAGAAACTCGATTCTTTGTTTTGGTAGGAGCTGCTCTGTGGTATTACGCCCTGGCCCTTCATTGTTCTGATGTCACCGACTTGAATTCACTCCTATAGTTCACTTTTTGTCTGTTAGTGGTATCATCTGGCATTATATGGAGGCTTAGAATGACTGTATCTAcatgtttgaaatgaaaaaaaaaactcttggaggaatagtttttttttcccccccaaagattggcacctggctaacaactgttgccaatcttttttttttccctgctttatccccccccgcccccccgtacacgttgtatatcttagttgcacgtccttctagttgtgggatgtgggacgctgcctcaatgtggcctgaccagcggtgccatgttcgcgcccaggatccgaaccctgggctgccgcagcggagcacgcaaacttaaccactctgccatggagccggccccaggaATAGTTCTGACATAGTTCACTAGTTTCATTTCCTGTGGATAAACAAGGGAAACATTTGGAATACCTGCAGATAAATAAGGACAACACGCCATGTGCTCAGACTTCACAGTCATTTTCTTACATCTGCTGTGCATTTCAGAAGCTTCCAGGTCTGGCATGGCTAAGGCCTCTCATTCTTCCTAGATTGACTTTTGGGTCCCAGAATCTGCAGGGGCAGGTTCTCCAGTCAATGACCAGGTACCCCTGGCCTTTTTAAACACTGGATTCTTATTCAAAGCCCAGAGGATCGTAAGTTGTCAGGAAAATTGCTCAGACCCTAGGGCCCATGCTTTTCTAGAAGGATGCTGAAATATGGTACACTTGCTAATACGGCAAAAATCAACCCTTAGAATTCCTTCCCAGGGAATAGATGATGCAGAAAGGGCCTGGGGGATAAACAGCCTGGCCGAAGATCCTAATGGGGTCTGAGGAAGAGACAGTGAGGGAGAGACGGGGGCAGAGTGGAGAAAGAGCCTACAAAAGGAAGGGTAGAGGTGGCCAAAGGGCCTTTGccacttttccttctgcctgaagcatgcccctgtcccttctccttgtgaacctgctcttccctcagatCTTGGGgggcctccccccccccccccgactggGTCCGTTCCTTCTCTTAGTCCCTCTTCCATGGACCCCCTCTTTCTCAGGATTATCACACTTTTACATTTGTGATCCTCTAACGTGTCCCCACTAGACTCTTGGTTCCATGGGGTCAGGTCATTTGGTTCATCATTGCATCTCTGGCATCCACAATGTCCTGTATGTTTTACTGAGTGAACCATGTCACTTGGTTATTATTACTCTGGGTCTCCTTGTAGAATTGCAGGGGAAAGGATGGGGCAAAAGGTATCAAAAGAGAGTATAAGACAAGAGGAAGTGGGGAAAAGCTATAAAGCTTTGGATTAGAACTCTTCCTAAACCCTTAGGAACTCACCTGGGGCAGGGTAGGGTGCTTGGCTGTTCATTTGATACATTTGTAAAAAACCTGATGTCACTTCTATACTTGCTTATCTACACCTTAGTTAGAGATGTACTCCATTATGAAGATCGTGGTAGACACTGATAAGTCATACCCTATTTCTGGAAGCATTTTTAGTTGGGCACGTGGTTACCCAAAAGACTTTCCCCAGCCTTCTTTGGAGATGAGTTGGGGCAAGTGACCAAGTTCTGGTCCCTCCATCCTAAGCAGAAATGATGCATCCAACTTCCAAGTTGTGACCCTAAAAGCACAGGGTGTGCCTTccacttcctctcttcccctttcccactGGCTGGAATATGAAATTGATTGGGAGCCATCCCTGGCCATATGGATGAGGCTGCAACTTAGGGATGGCAGAGCCATGGGAGAGCTGTGGCCTGGGCCTGGCACCGTCTGAGTACTGGACTGTTTCACTTGGACTGCTGATGTGAGAGAGATGCACTTCCATTTGGGACTAGTTACAGCAGCTGAATCAATATCCTAATTCTGGCATCCAGTCCTGAGGAGTCAGAAATGGAGAGAATAGAAGCATCATCCCTGGGGTAGTTGACCTTGTGGTAAAAATGTGATCAAGTCACCTCATTCGTAGAGTAAATGACAATACTTTGGCTATCACAGTGATTCCTGTTTGGTAAACTTGGAACAGtttaagaatttctttctttctcagatttGCTCTTTCCTCATCACCATTCTAGTCCTCATTTCCCTACTTTAAATAGAAATAGGAGCTAAACCTCTGGtcttggagccagacagacctgagtttgaaatttcagccctgccacttactgTTTTAACTATTCTGTTTCTGCACCTATGTTACGACCTATGCCATTGTGGAGAGGTAGTGAGACAATATACATGGAACATGGTCAGAGTACGCATAATTCCATAAACATATTATTGTACGTGTGTGTACTAGTCAGGATTTTTTCCCTAGCAACTGACAGAAATCTAAATGAAACTGGCttaaaaaaagggaatttattttctcatcattgaAAAGTCCAGGGCTTGACTGGCTCCAGGCTTTAGCCAGGGGACCAAACGATGTCATTGGATATAACCTTGCTCTCTCCAGCTCTCACACTTATTCTGTGTTGGTACCATTCTCTGGCAGATTTTTTCTATGTGGTTATAAGATGGTTTACAGATTTCCATCTTATCTTCTCAGCAATTCTACCGCAAAAGTCTGGGAAATGAGTCTCACTGGTTTTGACTGAGACATGACACCATCCTTCAATCAATGCCAGTGGCCAGGAGATGCCAGGCTCTGGTTGACTAGGCCAGGGTCACATGCTCACTCCTGGGTAGAATCTTTCCTCTTACACCTTGTAGGCTGTGAATGGGAAAGAGGTGGTCCTAAGGAAATTCGGTACTCTTATTAGGAGAACTACATGCCAGGCAGGCAAAAACAGATGCCTTTTATAGTTTGAGTACCTGGTACCTAGTAAACAGCAATAAATGTGAACTGCCATGCCTCTCCTCCCTGTCTTCCAGTCCATGGTCATTTTGCACAGGAATGCCAGTATATAAGCATCCTTGTTTATCTTCCTTTAAAACTAGTTTTACACTCACCTCCTTTAAGAAGCCATCCTTAAACAACATTAGCCTTGATTTCTGTCAAGGCCCATATTTCCATTACAATTCTCTGAATCTTCCTTCCAAGTGATTAAGggcctgccttctttccttccctctcttcctccctcctgctcctagTTTCTAGGAACAGCTATTTACTGAACAGGAGGGCTACTGAGAATCTACAAAGAGCTCCAGAATTAGGGTGCAGTTTTGTGCAGTTGCTGTGCCACC
This genomic interval from Equus quagga isolate Etosha38 chromosome 5, UCLA_HA_Equagga_1.0, whole genome shotgun sequence contains the following:
- the NT5DC4 gene encoding LOW QUALITY PROTEIN: 5'-nucleotidase domain-containing protein 4 (The sequence of the model RefSeq protein was modified relative to this genomic sequence to represent the inferred CDS: substituted 1 base at 1 genomic stop codon), which encodes MASVEPRGEPQGLEQDWHQRIFVNRSLALGKIRCFGFDMDYTLAAYKSPAYEALAFELLLERLVCVGYPHEILRYTYDPTFPTRGLVFDVLYGNLLKVDAHGNVLLGAHGFTFLSEXGTRAHPLPRAEIWSFYPSKFIQRDNLQRFHILNTLFNLPETYLYACLVDFFSGCSRYTNCDTGYQHGNLFMSFRSLFQDVTDAMDNIHHSGCLKEKTLEDLEKYVEKDARIPILLGKMKEVGKVFLATNSSYNYTDAIMTYLFGVGEAKASARPWRSYFDLIVVDTHKPCFFAEGTVLRQVNTVMAGAEDSGKLRVGTYTGPHQHCAVYSGGSSDVVCELLGVRGKDILYIGDHIFGDILKSKKQQGWRTCLVVPELSREVDIWAQEKERMELLKRLDMHLADLYQHMDGSSRGLQVINSTKREIWMPHESVVEQERANLDCASHLLSYSRKAEGRERDEDQEGCNKAD